From a single Brassica oleracea var. oleracea cultivar TO1000 chromosome C5, BOL, whole genome shotgun sequence genomic region:
- the LOC106292748 gene encoding uncharacterized protein LOC106292748, with translation MAMELELDDDVFYADISKQINLLITDEDEQNPISLSSPISFQGLFRENYQASATPYMMYHEQNYNQVKESKGTGVFIPRCSQPRRRQHNHPHQKKQGRFGSLTPKQQYPHHVYDNNNNSTTFNNVESITLHHAASTNQRRTYRDAASLFT, from the exons ATGGCTATGGAACTTGAGCTTGATGATGATGTCTTCTATGCAGACATAAGCAAGCAAATCAATCTCTTAATCACAGATGAAGATGAACAGAACCCTATCTCACTTTCCTCTCCTATCTCATTCCAG GGTTTGTTCAGAGAAAACTACCAAGCCTCAGCAACACCATATATGATGTACCATGAGCAGAATTACAACCAAGTTAAAGAGAGCAAAGGGACAGGAGTGTTCATCCCAAGATGTTCTCAGCCAAGAAGGAGACAACATAATCATCCTCATCAGAAGAAGCAAGGGAGATTCGGTTCCCTCACCCCCAAGCAACAGTATCCTCATCATGTTTATGACAACAACAACAACTCCACAACTTTCAACAACGTAGAAAGCATCACCCTACATCATGCAGCTTCTACTAACCAAAGAAGAACCTACAGAGATGCAGCATCTCTCTTCACTTAA
- the LOC106343764 gene encoding 3-dehydrosphinganine reductase TSC10A, with protein sequence MSPSFLLLLIPIVPLSLLAFLALIVRPKPIRIPIKSRHVFITGGSSGIGLALAHRAASEGARVSILARSPQKLEEAKQSIKLATGVEVAIFSADVRDYDAVSRAVEESGPIDVLIVNQGVFTARELERHSVEDVKFTIEVNLVGSFNVIKAALPGMKGREGRGPGSISLVSSQAGQVGVYGYSAYSASKFGLQGLAQSLQQEVVADDIHVTLVFPPDTDTPGFEEEQKSRPEVTAIIAASSGSMKTEEVARRAMEGIKAGKFTVSCNFEGFLLSLATTGMSPQRSFWLAFLEVITAGPIRLVALFFQWDWYNAIEKWSKTKNK encoded by the exons ATGTCTCCTTCCTTCCTCCTCCTCCTCATCCCCATCGTCCCACTCTCCCTTCTCGCGTTCTTAGCCCTAATCGTCCGCCCCAAACCCATCAGAATCCCCATCAAGTCCCGCCACGTCTTCATCACCGGCGGATCCAGCGGCATCGGCCTCGCCCTAGCCCACCGCGCGGCCTCTGAAGGCGCTCGCGTCTCCATCCTCGCTCGATCCCCCCAAAAGCTCGAAGAAGCCAAACAATCCATAAAACTCGCCACCGGAGTCGAAGTCGCAATTTTCTCCGCCGACGTCCGCGACTACGACGCCGTTTCGAGGGCGGTTGAGGAATCTGGCCCGATCGACGTGTTGATCGTCAATCAAGGGGTGTTCACGGCGAGGGAGCTCGAGAGGCATAGCGTGGAGGATGTGAAGTTCACGATCGAGGTTAATCTCGTCGGGAGCTTTAATGTGATCAAGGCGGCTTTGCCGGGGATGAAAGGAAGGGAAGGTCGTGGGCCTGGTTCGATCTCTCTAGTTTCATCTCAGGCTGGTCAG GTGGGTGTTTATGGTTATTCTGCGTATTCAGCGAGCAAGTTTGGGCTTCAAGGTTTAGCGCAGTCGCTGCAGCAAGAAGTTGTTGCTGATGATATTCATGTCACTCTTGTTTTTCCTCCTGACACTGATACACCCGGGTTCGAGGAAG AGCAGAAGAGCAGACCTGAGGTGACTGCCATAATAGCCGCGTCCTCTGGTTCTATGAAAACAGAAGAAGTGGCCAGAAGAGCTATGGAAGGCATCAAAGCAGGAAAGTTCACTGTCTCATGCAACTTTGAAGGATTCTTACTGTCCCTCGCCACAACCGGCATGTCACCACAAAGATCATTTTGGCTAGCTTTTCTTGAAGTTATTACCGCAGGGCCTATAAGGCTGGTCGCACTCTTTTTCCAATGGGACTGGTACAATGCCATCGAAAAGTGGAGCAAAACCAAAAACAAATA A
- the LOC106292661 gene encoding peroxiredoxin-2F, mitochondrial, which produces MAMSILKLRNSPALRSAASIARIGVSSRAFSKLSEGTDITSAAPGVSLQKARSWDEGVSSKFSTTPLSDIFKGKKVVIFGLPGGAYTGVCSQQHVPSYKSHMDKFKAKGIDSVICVSVNDPYTLNGWAEKIGAKDAIEFYGDFDGKFHKSLGLDKDLSAALLGPRSERWSAYVEDGKVKAVNVEEAPSDFKVTGAEVILGQI; this is translated from the exons ATGGCGATGTCTATTCTGAAGCTAAGAAACTCACCGGCTTTGAGATCCGCCGCAAGTATCGCCCGGATCGGAGTTTCATCAAGGGCTTTCTCAAAGCTATCGGAGGGCACAGACATAACCTCGGCGGCGCCAGGCGTTTCACTCCAGAAAGCTCGCAGCTGGGACGAAGGCGTTTCCTCCAAATTCTCCACCACACCATTGTCAGATATCTTCAAG GGGAAGAAAGTCGTCATCTTTGGACTTCCT GGTGGTGCTTACACAGGAGTTTGTTCACAGCAGCATGTGCCAAGCTACAAGAGCCACATGGATAAGTTCAAAGCCAAAGGCATTGACTCCGTCATCTGTGTTTCTGTCAATGATCCGTATACTTTAAACGGTTGGGCAGAGAAGATTGGTGCCAAAGATGCT ATTGAGTTTTATGGAGATTTTGATGGGAAATTCCATAAAAGCTTGGGGCTAGACAAGGATCTCTCTGCTGCATTGCTCGGCCCTCGGTCTGAGAG ATGGTCGGCTTATGTAGAAGACGGTAAGGTGAAGGCTGTGAACGTGGAAGAAGCACCATCTGACTTCAAGGTGACGGGAGCCGAAGTCATTTTAGGACAGATCTAA
- the LOC106296204 gene encoding 50S ribosomal protein L7/L12, protein MKKLISLVRNVHSRQCQPKLNWSAQVRFLQQDTVSKPKPKKYKYPSFYDPYGPRPQPSSKIVELAERIAALSPEERKQIGPALNEHLRLPKQQMISIQGMLSVGAKQEAGAGKVEEKKEKTSFDVKLEKFDTAAKIKVIKEVRAFTSLGLKEAKELVEKVPVVIKQGLTKEEANGIIEKIKAVGGVAVME, encoded by the coding sequence ATGAAGAAGCTTATATCACTTGTCAGGAACGTTCACTCGCGCCAATGCCAACCCAAACTAAACTGGTCTGCGCAAGTGCGTTTCTTGCAGCAAGACACTGTATCCAAACCCAAACCCAAGAAATACAAATACCCATCATTTTACGATCCCTACGGTCCTAGACCCCAGCCTTCAAGCAAGATCGTGGAGCTAGCTGAGCGTATAGCTGCGCTATCTCCAGAGGAGCGGAAACAGATCGGTCCCGCGCTCAACGAACACCTCAGGCTCCCGAAACAGCAGATGATTTCGATTCAAGGCATGTTGAGTGTGGGAGCGAAACAAGAGGCTGGAGCAGGGAAAGTTGAGGAGAAGAAGGAGAAGACGTCTTTCGACGTGAAGCTGGAGAAGTTTGATACAGCTGCGAAGATCAAAGTGATCAAAGAAGTGAGAGCGTTCACGAGTTTGGGTCTCAAGGAGGCGAAGGAGCTTGTGGAGAAAGTCCCTGTGGTGATTAAACAAGGTCTGACGAAGGAGGAAGCTAATGGAATCATAGAGAAGATCAAAGCTGTAGGTGGAGTCGCGGTTATGGAGTAA
- the LOC106296203 gene encoding uncharacterized GPI-anchored protein At3g06035, translating to MAINNKLPLLLLLSVVILFLSRTVLSDTDEEDVLFTGINSYRTSQNLTTLNKNKNAECLADELADQFKNKPCTNDTGSATVPGTEPQFSDYPNILAKCHLNVSDTRDGSIMPACVPRLESSLVLTNFTKSQYSMNLNDSKFTGMGIGKEDDWIVVVLTTNTPEGNYSPATKQESNGCTFSVGLFNYLLAFMLSFCFFLC from the exons ATGGCGATTAACAACAAGCTTCCACTTCTTCTCCTTCTCTCCGTCGTCATTCTCTTCCTCAGCCGCACTGTGCTCAGCGACACTG ATGAAGAGGACGTTCTTTTCACAGGCATCAACAGCTACAGAACATCACAGAATCTCACAACTTTAAACAAGAACAAAAACGCAGAGTGTCTAGCCGACGAACTCGCTGATCAATTCAAGAACAAACCATGCACCAACGACACCGGCTCAGCCACAGTACCCGGAACCGAACCACAGTTCTCAGATTACCCAAATATTCTCGCTAAATGCCACTTAAACGTCTCAGACACAAGAGATGGCTCCATTATGCCGGCATGTGTTCCTCGTCTAGAGTCTAGCCTCGTCCTCACAAACTTCACCAAGTCGCAGTACTCCATGAATTTGAACGATTCGAAGTTCACAGGGATGGGTATTGGTAAAGAAGATGATTGGATCGTTGTGGTTCTCACCACCAACACACCTGAAGGAAACTATTCTCCAGCTACAAAACAGGAATCTAATGGCTGCACCTTTAGTGTTGGCCTCTTTAATTACTTGCTTGCTTTCATGTTGTCCTTCTGTTTCTTCCTCTGTTGA
- the LOC106292621 gene encoding mitogen-activated protein kinase kinase kinase 3, with product MQDILGSVRRSLVFRSSLAGDDGGGGGGGLSGFVGKINSSIRSSRIGLFSKTPPGLPAPPRKEEAPAIRWRKGELIGCGAFGRVYMGMNLDSGELLAIKQVLIAPNNAKEKTQGHIREIEEEVRLLKNLSHPNIVRYLGTVRESDSLNILMEFVPGGSISSLLEKFGSFPEPVIIMYTKQLLLGLEYLHKNGIMHRDIKGANILVDNKGCIRLADFGASKKVVELATVNGAKSMKGTPYWMAPEVILQTGHSFSADIWSVGCTVIEMATGKPPWSEQYQQFAAVLHIGRTKAHPPIPEDLSPEAKDFLLKCLHKEPSLRLSASELLQHPFVTGEHMESHLAFHKSFTECENPIATQGNSVRSSINSLMRRSTCSGLKDVCELGSLRSSLIHPEKSNNSGFGWRDGDSDDLCQIDMDDLCNISSVSNNVLSQSTDLNKSFNPMCDSTDNWPCKFDESSEVMRSKSNMLSYQAAELKSGVPCDEETSLTLAGSSSVAEDDYKATELKIKSFLDEKAQDLKRLQTPLLEEFHNAMNPGIPQGALGDTTNNYKLPNLPTISKSPKRLPSRRLSAISDAMPSPFKSSKRTLNTSRVMQPGTEPTQVNESSKKAVNNSRCFSEIRREWEEELYEELERHRENLRHGGAGGKSPLSAHKG from the exons ATGCAAGATATCCTCGGATCGGTTCGCCGATCGTTAGTTTTCCGGTCGTCTTTAGCCGGAGACGACGGAGGAGGAGGAGGAGGAGGACTCAGCGGATTCGTCGGGAAGATCAACTCCAGCATCCGCAGCTCTCGGATCGGACTCTTCAGCAAGACGCCTCCTGGTCTCCCCGCTCCGCCGAGAAAGGAGGAAGCCCCGGCGATTCGGTGGAGAAAAGGGGAGTTAATCGGCTGCGGCGCTTTCGGGAGGGTTTACATGGGGATGAACCTCGATTCCGGCGAGCTTCTCGCGATTAAACAG GTTTTAATCGCTCCGAATAATGCGAAGGAGAAGACTCAG GGGCACATTCGAGAGATTGAGGAAGAAGTACGACTTCTCAAGAATCTTTCACATCCAAACATTGTT AGATACTTGGGTACAGTAAGGGAGAGTGATTCGTTGAATATCTTGATGGAGTTTGTTCCCGGTGGTTCTATATCATCTTTGCTGGAGAAGTTTGGGTCTTTTCCTGAACCT GTGATAATAATGTACACAAAGCAACTTTTGCTTGGTTTGGAGTATCTTCACAAGAATGGGATCATGCATAGAGATATCAAG GGGGCTAATATTTTGGTCGATAACAAAGGGTGCATCAGGCTCGCAGATTTTGGTGCTTCCAAGAAAGTTGTAGAGCTA GCTACTGTAAATGGTGCCAAATCTATGAAGGGAACGCCGTATTGGATGGCTCCTGAAGTCATTCTCCAGACTGGTCACAGCTT CTCTGCTGATATATGGAGTGTTGGGTGCACTGTGATCGAGATGGCTACAGGGAAACCTCCCTGGAGCGAGCAGTATCAGCAG TTTGCCGCTGTACTTCATATTGGTAGAACAAAAGCACATCCACCAATTCCAGAAGACCTCTCACCAGAGGCTAAAGACTTTCTACTGAAATGCTTACACAA GGAACCAAGCTTGAGACTCTCTGCATCCGAATTGCTTCAG CATCCCTTTGTAACTGGAGAGCACATGGAATCTCATCTAGCGTTCCATAAATCGTTTACG GAATGCGAAAACCCAATAGCCACACAAGGAAATAGTGTCAGGAGTTC AATAAACTCTTTGATGAGGAGGTCAACCTGTTCAGGCTTGAAGGATGTATGTGAACTCGGAAGCTTGAGGAGTTCCCTTATACACCCAGAGAAATCAAATAACTCAGGATTTGGTTGGCGAGATGGCGACTCTGATGACCTTTGTCAGATCGATATGGATGATCTCTGCAACATTTCATCAGTCAGCAACAATGTTTTGTCACAGTCCACAGATTTAAACAAG AGTTTTAATCCCATGTGTGATTCCACGGATAACTGGCCATGCAAGTTTGACGAAAGCTCAGAAGTGATGAGAAGTAAATCTAACATGCTTTCTTACCAAGCTGCTGAACTCAAATCTGGTGTTCCATGTGATGAGGAAACCAGCTTAACACTTGCTGGTAGCTCTTCCGTGGCAGAGGATGATTATAAAGCCACAGAGTTGAAAATAAAATCATTTTTGGATGAGAAG GCTCAAGATTTGAAAAGGTTGCAGACCCCTCTGCTTGAAGAATTCCACAACGCTATGAATCCAGGGATACCACAAGGTGCACTTGGAGACACCACCAACAACTACAAGTTACCAAACCTACCAACTATAAGCAAGTCACCTAAACGACTTCCGAGCAGACGGCTCTCAGCTATCAGTGATGCAATGCCCAGCCCATTCAAAAGCTCAAAACGTACACTGAACACAAGCAGAGTGATGCAGCCAGGAACGGAGCCAACTCAAGTCAACGAGTCATCCAAGAAGGCAGTAAATAATAGCCGTTG TTTTTCAGAGATACGACGGGAGTGGGAAGAAGAACTCTATGAAGAGCTTGAAAGGCATCGAG AGAATCTGAGACATGGTGGTGCAGGAGGGAAGTCTCCATTATCAGCTCATAAAGGATAA